CTAATTTCTCATGCATCACTAGCAGACTTTGATAAACAGTGTTCCAATTCTGGGCTACATGGTCAACTGGCGTTCTTATACGGACAGGTGGTTATATCCTGACCTACGCACACGCCGCCTTCAACGATTTTCGTCGAGTACAAGAATTCCTCTTGCGCCTTGAGATCTAAGAGATATTTGGTTTCAGTAAGAGTGACGATGAGCGATTTAGCTTATTTTTGCCGAACCATACGATTCCATTCGCAGACCGGTGATCTCAGACGTATAGTACCGACTTAGGAGTGCTTTGACTACTTTCGTAACGTCCTTCTTGTCTTTAAGAACGATTTTATTATTTACTATTGTGATTCCGAGGTAATCAGCATACTTGCCAACTGCATTGATGATTTTTTGATGTTGTGATGTGTTCTCAATGTCAACTGATTCATCTTGAAGAATTGTTGCAATGCGCCTAGAGTCAATTTGACCTATACTGTCAGGGCTCACTCCTTGGTTGTCAAATACCGCACAGTCAAGGAATTTTTGTTTTTCGGATTCCGTTGCACGACGGAAGAATTCTTCAACACCAGGGAATAATGATCGAATAGTTTTAAAGCTTCTAAAGTATAATATTCCCGCACCATCATAGAACGCATGTGGTTCTCCGCTGAACTCAACAGAATTTTCTTCGGTAAAGACTTGTGCTCTTTCGGAATCAAAAAACTTCAAAATTCGTTTATTCGCAATTCGGTAACTGTCTGTGATTTTCGTAAAGACAGCTTTGCCTGCGTCAACTCGATAAATAACTTCTACTGAGCCGTAGTCCGATTCAACGGTATGATTTAAATCCCCAGACGACTCTTCGTTTCCTATATAAGGACTGATCATAGATTCTCTTTGCTCATCCGATAGCGTAACGTAAAACCACTGGCCGCCTTCAAGCACCTTTTCTGGGTCAAATTTAGTCGACAAGTGAATATTCGGAAAGGAGTAAAACGTGAAATCTCTTAGTTCACTTTCGCCTGAAGCGATCAAACGGTACTGGGGAAGGTTGCGACCTTCGGATTTCATCTTTGCAAAAATCATTAGCTCTCCAAGAATGTGTAATTGTTTATCCGCCTTAAGCCCACCAGTGATTGCTTACCCTTAAGTCTATCTCTTTTTGTAATTAAAGTATAGGTGTTCTCACGGTCGCTTTTTATCTCGTAAAACCTATACCCAAAGAAGAGCCAGATTGGGTTAAAATAAAAGATTCTTTCAAGACGCATCCAGAAGAGGAACATAATGATTAATATGACAGCTGCAATAGGTGCTACGACTGAGTTTAGACCTATCGCTATTACGAATAACCCGATATAAGTTGGAACGGCGACGCTTTCAATTGGCTTAATTTCAGTCACCCGTAGCGTATCTTCTGCCTTGAACGTTCTTCTCGTAAGGATTAAAGTCAGCAACGCGAATGAAAAAAAGACTAGCAAATAAGATACTTGTCGAACTATAAATGTATCAAAAGGCATCAACCCGAATAAGTTCATTTCCTTAACTTGTGCGTCTAGGTTTGTGAGTACGAAGAAATATAGTACGCCAGAAAATGAGCTTATTGATAGTAACATTTTGATGAATATTGCTGCCATTAGCTTAATGATAGCATTTCTTCATTAAATAAAAGTGTTATTTTAGTCGT
The Candidatus Saccharimonadales bacterium genome window above contains:
- a CDS encoding Kiwa anti-phage protein KwaB-like domain-containing protein, with product MIFAKMKSEGRNLPQYRLIASGESELRDFTFYSFPNIHLSTKFDPEKVLEGGQWFYVTLSDEQRESMISPYIGNEESSGDLNHTVESDYGSVEVIYRVDAGKAVFTKITDSYRIANKRILKFFDSERAQVFTEENSVEFSGEPHAFYDGAGILYFRSFKTIRSLFPGVEEFFRRATESEKQKFLDCAVFDNQGVSPDSIGQIDSRRIATILQDESVDIENTSQHQKIINAVGKYADYLGITIVNNKIVLKDKKDVTKVVKALLSRYYTSEITGLRMESYGSAKIS